The region CAGCTTTTTCAATAGATGATAATAATCGCGTTTTAGCATCCCAGTCCCTGCGGGCTGCATATGCTATACATTCGGTGTTACCAGTTAGTTCATTAACCATGTTTGCCATGTCAATAACCCTGGTTTCAGATCCAGAACCTAGGTTAATAGCTTCACCAATAGCTTCATCTTTGATCCCCATGGTCATGAGCCCATTTACTATATCGTCCACATAAGTCCAGTCACGTGTTTCAGAACCGTCACCAGTAATGGGCAAGGCCTGACCAGTTATTGACCAGTACATAAAGTTTGGAATCACATTCCTGTACTTTCCAGGAACTTCTCCGGGACCAAAAACATTGAAAAAGCGGGCGTTAACAATTGGCAACCCATAAAGATTATGGAAATAATTAGTGTAGAGCTCTCCTATGAGTTTGGTAACCTGATAAGGAGTATGGAGGCTGATAGAGATATCTGGCTCTTCAAATGGCATTTTAGAGTCTAAACCATAAACTCCACACCCTGAAGATGAATAAACAAAACGTTCCACTCCAATTAACTCAGCATACTGTAAAACCTTTAAAATACCCATCCCGTTAACCATTAAATCAAGTTCGGGGTTGTCAACTGAGTTCTGGTTGGCGAAATGTGCTGCCAAGTGGAAAACATATTCTGGTTTCTCCTTAAAAACCCTTTTAAGCATCTTATCATCCAGTATGTCTCCATTTACAAAGGATATGTTTTCGGCATCCGGAATATTCCATTCATAAGCAGAATCAAGGTTGTCAAGTATAATAACTTGATCAGCATAGCCAGATAACATCCTAGAGAGGTTGCTTCCAACACAACCAGCACCACCAGTTACTAAAACGGTTTTACCAT is a window of Methanobacterium sp. Maddingley MBC34 DNA encoding:
- a CDS encoding nucleoside-diphosphate-sugar epimerase (PFAM: NAD dependent epimerase/dehydratase family) gives rise to the protein MDYNDYNGKTVLVTGGAGCVGSNLSRMLSGYADQVIILDNLDSAYEWNIPDAENISFVNGDILDDKMLKRVFKEKPEYVFHLAAHFANQNSVDNPELDLMVNGMGILKVLQYAELIGVERFVYSSSGCGVYGLDSKMPFEEPDISISLHTPYQVTKLIGELYTNYFHNLYGLPIVNARFFNVFGPGEVPGKYRNVIPNFMYWSITGQALPITGDGSETRDWTYVDDIVNGLMTMGIKDEAIGEAINLGSGSETRVIDMANMVNELTGNTECIAYAARRDWDAKTRLLSSIEKAENILGYKPKVPFKEGLKNTYNWFQDNWDVIEKSAEF